A portion of the Oncorhynchus gorbuscha isolate QuinsamMale2020 ecotype Even-year linkage group LG19, OgorEven_v1.0, whole genome shotgun sequence genome contains these proteins:
- the LOC124006255 gene encoding kin of IRRE-like protein 1 isoform X4, with amino-acid sequence MLPLYLVICLMGTATRAAYFSQQPQDQVVVSGQSVTLPCVIVGYRGMVQWTKDGLALGGERDLPGWTRYSLMGDPLSGEHSLMIDSAELADDAVYECQATQAGLRSHRAKLTVLVPPTDPVVEGGPIIRVKAHTPYNLTCRASGAKPAAEITWYRDGEVMDTAIYSKTRMEDGKRELAVSMLPVVPEDKDSGRTYTCRVLNPAAPAGLQTSVTINVQHPPSVTLSVQPQSVMEGAKVLFICSASANPEITGYRWSKGGVPISEANGDSLEVTVDHSYFTDPVSCEVSNSVGSTNVSTLVDVQFGPRLLSEPKPMNVDIGMDAAFTCTWTGNPPLTLAWTKQGSSVVLSNGNTLQLKAVTQEDAGTYTCKAIVPRIGVAERDVTLTVNGPPIITADATQHAVKHSKGKLECLVGNSPSPDKIVWTFGDMTLSSGSSGRFSVQTVTSDHGVLSSLVLSETLAQDFLLRYNCTAWNRFGTGTALVTLKEQEALPMLIIIGAAVGGGCVLLICVVTLVSLCCRHTGKGKKCTRLSKSDIRVQIVHSDHNATRGNDDEEDVKEPMVNASVQSLSAPNSSESPGTSRTEHSDLLEEDEDERSDIKVKTDPTNGYYNVHAHEDRVIRSGFSDYVPNPRPVYTPSQLPSPSPLYGQHTVVAATQPRIYDFSHRYATTTGARSTYEQQQAAAAQPGAIYPTDPVYSGSAYLPTAATYGRAFTSYVKPASYEKVDAYDQSDQASKVSSSSRFSYASSQVSSQQSDYGRPSQRMQTHV; translated from the exons CTACCCGAGCAGCCTACTTTTCCCAGCAGCCCCAAGACCAGGTAGTGGTGTCTGGTCAATCGGTGACTCTGCCCTGTGTAATCGTGGGGTACAGGGGAATGGTGCAGTGGACCAAAGACGGCCTGGCGCTGGGTGGAGAAAGAGATCTGCCAG GATGGACACGCTACTCCTTAATGGGAGACCCGCTATCAGGCGAGCACAGCTTGATGATCGACTCGGCAGAGCTGGCGGATGACGCCGTGTACGAGTGTCAGGCTACGCAGGCCGGACTGCGCTCCCACCGAGCCAAGCTCACTGTTCTAG tTCCCCCCACAGACCCGGTGGTGGAGGGGGGTCCTATCATACGTGTGAAGGCCCACACACCCTACAACCTCACCTGCCGCGCCTCAGGGGCCAAGCCTGCCGCCGAGATCACCTGGTACAGAGACGGAGAGGTCATGGACACGGCCATATACTCCAAG ACGcggatggaggatgggaagagggAGCTGGCTGTCAGTATGCTTCCTGTGGTGCCGGAGGACAAGGACTCTGGCCGTACCTACACCTGTCGCGTCCTCAACCCCGCCGCCCCCGCCGGACTCCAGACCTCCGTCACCATCAACGTCCAGC ACCCCCCATCAGTGACCCTGTCCGTCCAGCCCCAGAGTGTCATGGAGGGAGCCAAGGTTCTGTTCATCTGCTCTGCCTCTGCCAACCCTGAGATCACAGGATACAG GTGGTCCAAGGGAGGAGTCCCCATCTCGGAGGCGAACGGGGACAGCCTGGAGGTGACGGTAGACCACTCGTACTTcacagaccctgtctcctgtgAGGTATCCAACTCAGTGGGCAGCACCAACGTCAGCACCCTGGTGGATGTACAAT TTGGTCCCAGGCTGCTGTCGGAGCCCAAGCCCATGAACGTGGACATTGGGATGGACGCTGCCTTCACCTGCACCTGGACAGGCAACCCTCCCCTTACCCTGGCCTGGACCAAACAGGGCTCAAGCGTG gTGCTCAGTAATGGCAACACCCTGCAGCTGAAGGCTGTCACCCAGGAGGATGCTGGGACGTATACCTGCAAGGCCATCGTCCCCCGCATCGGGGTGGCTGAGAGGGACGTCACGCTCACTGTCAACG gcccACCTATCATTACAGCAGACGCCACACAGCACGCTGTCAAGCACTCCAAGGGCAAGCTAGAGTGCCTGGTGGGAAACAGCCCCTCGCCTGACAAGATT GTGTGGACATTTGGAGACATGACCCTCTCCTCAGGTTCCTCCGGTCGTTTCTCTGTCCAGACGGTGACCAGTGACCACGGGGTCCTGTCCTCCCTGGTCCTGTCTGAGACCCTGGCCCAGGACTTCCTACTCCGCTACAACTGCACCGCATGGAACCGCTTCGGCACAGGCACCGCGCTGGTCACCCTCAAGGAGCAAG agGCCCTGCCCATGCTGATCATCATTGGGGCGGCGGTGGGCGGAGGGTGTGTCCTGCTCATCTGTGTCGTCACCCtggtctctctctgctgcaggcACACCGGGAAAG GTAAAAAGTGCACACGCCTCTCAAAGAGTGACATCAGAGTTCAGATTGTGCACAGTGACCACAATGCTACCCGTGGCAACGATGATGAGGAGGATGTCAAGGAGCCCATGGTAAATGCCTCCGTTCAATCACTTTCA GCCCCCAACAGCAGTGAGTCTCCTGGGACGTCCCGGACGGAACACAGTGACCTGCTGGAGGAGGACGAGGACGAGAGGTCCGACATCAAGGTAAAAACC GACCCCACTAACGGCTACTACAACGTGCATGCTCACGAGGACCGGGTGATCCGCAGTGGTTTCTCAGATTACGTGCCCAACCCCCGTCCTGTCTACACACCATCCCAGCTGCCCTCCCCCAGCCCGCTGTACGGCCAGCACACAGTGGTGGCAGCCACACAGCCCCGCATCTACGACTTCTCCCACCGCTACGCCACCACCACAGGGGCCCGCTCCACCTACGAGCAGCAGCAGGCAGCGGCAGCCCAGCCCGGAGCCATCTACCCCACCGACCCCGTCTACAGCGGCTCTGCCTACCTGCCCACCGCCGCCACATACGGCCGAGCCTTCACCAGCTACGTCAAGCCCGCCTCCTACGAGAAGGTGGACGCCTACGATCAATCGGACCAGGCTAGCAAGGTGTCTAGCTCCTCTCGTTTCTCCTATGCATCATCGCAGGTCTCCTCCCAGCAGTCCGACTACGGACGGCCGTCACAACGCATGCAGACTCACGTCTGA
- the LOC124006255 gene encoding kin of IRRE-like protein 1 isoform X2 yields the protein MLPLYLVICLMGTATRAAYFSQQPQDQVVVSGQSVTLPCVIVGYRGMVQWTKDGLALGGERDLPGWTRYSLMGDPLSGEHSLMIDSAELADDAVYECQATQAGLRSHRAKLTVLVPPTDPVVEGGPIIRVKAHTPYNLTCRASGAKPAAEITWYRDGEVMDTAIYSKTRMEDGKRELAVSMLPVVPEDKDSGRTYTCRVLNPAAPAGLQTSVTINVQHPPSVTLSVQPQSVMEGAKVLFICSASANPEITGYRWSKGGVPISEANGDSLEVTVDHSYFTDPVSCEVSNSVGSTNVSTLVDVQFGPRLLSEPKPMNVDIGMDAAFTCTWTGNPPLTLAWTKQGSSVVLSNGNTLQLKAVTQEDAGTYTCKAIVPRIGVAERDVTLTVNGPPIITADATQHAVKHSKGKLECLVGNSPSPDKIVWTFGDMTLSSGSSGRFSVQTVTSDHGVLSSLVLSETLAQDFLLRYNCTAWNRFGTGTALVTLKEQEALPMLIIIGAAVGGGCVLLICVVTLVSLCCRHTGKGEVEGKKCTRLSKSDIRVQIVHSDHNATRGNDDEEDVKEPMGLLFPPQAPNSSESPGTSRTEHSDLLEEDEDERSDIKVKTDPTNGYYNVHAHEDRVIRSGFSDYVPNPRPVYTPSQLPSPSPLYGQHTVVAATQPRIYDFSHRYATTTGARSTYEQQQAAAAQPGAIYPTDPVYSGSAYLPTAATYGRAFTSYVKPASYEKVDAYDQSDQASKVSSSSRFSYASSQVSSQQSDYGRPSQRMQTHV from the exons CTACCCGAGCAGCCTACTTTTCCCAGCAGCCCCAAGACCAGGTAGTGGTGTCTGGTCAATCGGTGACTCTGCCCTGTGTAATCGTGGGGTACAGGGGAATGGTGCAGTGGACCAAAGACGGCCTGGCGCTGGGTGGAGAAAGAGATCTGCCAG GATGGACACGCTACTCCTTAATGGGAGACCCGCTATCAGGCGAGCACAGCTTGATGATCGACTCGGCAGAGCTGGCGGATGACGCCGTGTACGAGTGTCAGGCTACGCAGGCCGGACTGCGCTCCCACCGAGCCAAGCTCACTGTTCTAG tTCCCCCCACAGACCCGGTGGTGGAGGGGGGTCCTATCATACGTGTGAAGGCCCACACACCCTACAACCTCACCTGCCGCGCCTCAGGGGCCAAGCCTGCCGCCGAGATCACCTGGTACAGAGACGGAGAGGTCATGGACACGGCCATATACTCCAAG ACGcggatggaggatgggaagagggAGCTGGCTGTCAGTATGCTTCCTGTGGTGCCGGAGGACAAGGACTCTGGCCGTACCTACACCTGTCGCGTCCTCAACCCCGCCGCCCCCGCCGGACTCCAGACCTCCGTCACCATCAACGTCCAGC ACCCCCCATCAGTGACCCTGTCCGTCCAGCCCCAGAGTGTCATGGAGGGAGCCAAGGTTCTGTTCATCTGCTCTGCCTCTGCCAACCCTGAGATCACAGGATACAG GTGGTCCAAGGGAGGAGTCCCCATCTCGGAGGCGAACGGGGACAGCCTGGAGGTGACGGTAGACCACTCGTACTTcacagaccctgtctcctgtgAGGTATCCAACTCAGTGGGCAGCACCAACGTCAGCACCCTGGTGGATGTACAAT TTGGTCCCAGGCTGCTGTCGGAGCCCAAGCCCATGAACGTGGACATTGGGATGGACGCTGCCTTCACCTGCACCTGGACAGGCAACCCTCCCCTTACCCTGGCCTGGACCAAACAGGGCTCAAGCGTG gTGCTCAGTAATGGCAACACCCTGCAGCTGAAGGCTGTCACCCAGGAGGATGCTGGGACGTATACCTGCAAGGCCATCGTCCCCCGCATCGGGGTGGCTGAGAGGGACGTCACGCTCACTGTCAACG gcccACCTATCATTACAGCAGACGCCACACAGCACGCTGTCAAGCACTCCAAGGGCAAGCTAGAGTGCCTGGTGGGAAACAGCCCCTCGCCTGACAAGATT GTGTGGACATTTGGAGACATGACCCTCTCCTCAGGTTCCTCCGGTCGTTTCTCTGTCCAGACGGTGACCAGTGACCACGGGGTCCTGTCCTCCCTGGTCCTGTCTGAGACCCTGGCCCAGGACTTCCTACTCCGCTACAACTGCACCGCATGGAACCGCTTCGGCACAGGCACCGCGCTGGTCACCCTCAAGGAGCAAG agGCCCTGCCCATGCTGATCATCATTGGGGCGGCGGTGGGCGGAGGGTGTGTCCTGCTCATCTGTGTCGTCACCCtggtctctctctgctgcaggcACACCGGGAAAGGTGAGGTCGAAG GTAAAAAGTGCACACGCCTCTCAAAGAGTGACATCAGAGTTCAGATTGTGCACAGTGACCACAATGCTACCCGTGGCAACGATGATGAGGAGGATGTCAAGGAGCCCATG GGACTGTTGTTTCCCCCTCAGGCCCCCAACAGCAGTGAGTCTCCTGGGACGTCCCGGACGGAACACAGTGACCTGCTGGAGGAGGACGAGGACGAGAGGTCCGACATCAAGGTAAAAACC GACCCCACTAACGGCTACTACAACGTGCATGCTCACGAGGACCGGGTGATCCGCAGTGGTTTCTCAGATTACGTGCCCAACCCCCGTCCTGTCTACACACCATCCCAGCTGCCCTCCCCCAGCCCGCTGTACGGCCAGCACACAGTGGTGGCAGCCACACAGCCCCGCATCTACGACTTCTCCCACCGCTACGCCACCACCACAGGGGCCCGCTCCACCTACGAGCAGCAGCAGGCAGCGGCAGCCCAGCCCGGAGCCATCTACCCCACCGACCCCGTCTACAGCGGCTCTGCCTACCTGCCCACCGCCGCCACATACGGCCGAGCCTTCACCAGCTACGTCAAGCCCGCCTCCTACGAGAAGGTGGACGCCTACGATCAATCGGACCAGGCTAGCAAGGTGTCTAGCTCCTCTCGTTTCTCCTATGCATCATCGCAGGTCTCCTCCCAGCAGTCCGACTACGGACGGCCGTCACAACGCATGCAGACTCACGTCTGA
- the LOC124006255 gene encoding kin of IRRE-like protein 3 isoform X9, translating into MLPLYLVICLMGTATRAAYFSQQPQDQVVVSGQSVTLPCVIVGYRGMVQWTKDGLALGGERDLPGWTRYSLMGDPLSGEHSLMIDSAELADDAVYECQATQAGLRSHRAKLTVLVPPTDPVVEGGPIIRVKAHTPYNLTCRASGAKPAAEITWYRDGEVMDTAIYSKTRMEDGKRELAVSMLPVVPEDKDSGRTYTCRVLNPAAPAGLQTSVTINVQHPPSVTLSVQPQSVMEGAKVLFICSASANPEITGYRWSKGGVPISEANGDSLEVTVDHSYFTDPVSCEVSNSVGSTNVSTLVDVQFGPRLLSEPKPMNVDIGMDAAFTCTWTGNPPLTLAWTKQGSSVVLSNGNTLQLKAVTQEDAGTYTCKAIVPRIGVAERDVTLTVNGPPIITADATQHAVKHSKGKLECLVGNSPSPDKIVWTFGDMTLSSGSSGRFSVQTVTSDHGVLSSLVLSETLAQDFLLRYNCTAWNRFGTGTALVTLKEQEALPMLIIIGAAVGGGCVLLICVVTLVSLCCRHTGKGKKCTRLSKSDIRVQIVHSDHNATRGNDDEEDVKEPMAPNSSESPGTSRTEHSDLLEEDEDERSDIKVKTDPTNGYYNVHAHEDRVIRSGFSDYVPNPRPVYTPSQLPSPSPLYGQHTVVAATQPRIYDFSHRYATTTGARSTYEQQQAAAAQPGAIYPTDPVYSGSAYLPTAATYGRAFTSYVKPASYEKVDAYDQSDQASKVSSSSRFSYASSQVSSQQSDYGRPSQRMQTHV; encoded by the exons CTACCCGAGCAGCCTACTTTTCCCAGCAGCCCCAAGACCAGGTAGTGGTGTCTGGTCAATCGGTGACTCTGCCCTGTGTAATCGTGGGGTACAGGGGAATGGTGCAGTGGACCAAAGACGGCCTGGCGCTGGGTGGAGAAAGAGATCTGCCAG GATGGACACGCTACTCCTTAATGGGAGACCCGCTATCAGGCGAGCACAGCTTGATGATCGACTCGGCAGAGCTGGCGGATGACGCCGTGTACGAGTGTCAGGCTACGCAGGCCGGACTGCGCTCCCACCGAGCCAAGCTCACTGTTCTAG tTCCCCCCACAGACCCGGTGGTGGAGGGGGGTCCTATCATACGTGTGAAGGCCCACACACCCTACAACCTCACCTGCCGCGCCTCAGGGGCCAAGCCTGCCGCCGAGATCACCTGGTACAGAGACGGAGAGGTCATGGACACGGCCATATACTCCAAG ACGcggatggaggatgggaagagggAGCTGGCTGTCAGTATGCTTCCTGTGGTGCCGGAGGACAAGGACTCTGGCCGTACCTACACCTGTCGCGTCCTCAACCCCGCCGCCCCCGCCGGACTCCAGACCTCCGTCACCATCAACGTCCAGC ACCCCCCATCAGTGACCCTGTCCGTCCAGCCCCAGAGTGTCATGGAGGGAGCCAAGGTTCTGTTCATCTGCTCTGCCTCTGCCAACCCTGAGATCACAGGATACAG GTGGTCCAAGGGAGGAGTCCCCATCTCGGAGGCGAACGGGGACAGCCTGGAGGTGACGGTAGACCACTCGTACTTcacagaccctgtctcctgtgAGGTATCCAACTCAGTGGGCAGCACCAACGTCAGCACCCTGGTGGATGTACAAT TTGGTCCCAGGCTGCTGTCGGAGCCCAAGCCCATGAACGTGGACATTGGGATGGACGCTGCCTTCACCTGCACCTGGACAGGCAACCCTCCCCTTACCCTGGCCTGGACCAAACAGGGCTCAAGCGTG gTGCTCAGTAATGGCAACACCCTGCAGCTGAAGGCTGTCACCCAGGAGGATGCTGGGACGTATACCTGCAAGGCCATCGTCCCCCGCATCGGGGTGGCTGAGAGGGACGTCACGCTCACTGTCAACG gcccACCTATCATTACAGCAGACGCCACACAGCACGCTGTCAAGCACTCCAAGGGCAAGCTAGAGTGCCTGGTGGGAAACAGCCCCTCGCCTGACAAGATT GTGTGGACATTTGGAGACATGACCCTCTCCTCAGGTTCCTCCGGTCGTTTCTCTGTCCAGACGGTGACCAGTGACCACGGGGTCCTGTCCTCCCTGGTCCTGTCTGAGACCCTGGCCCAGGACTTCCTACTCCGCTACAACTGCACCGCATGGAACCGCTTCGGCACAGGCACCGCGCTGGTCACCCTCAAGGAGCAAG agGCCCTGCCCATGCTGATCATCATTGGGGCGGCGGTGGGCGGAGGGTGTGTCCTGCTCATCTGTGTCGTCACCCtggtctctctctgctgcaggcACACCGGGAAAG GTAAAAAGTGCACACGCCTCTCAAAGAGTGACATCAGAGTTCAGATTGTGCACAGTGACCACAATGCTACCCGTGGCAACGATGATGAGGAGGATGTCAAGGAGCCCATG GCCCCCAACAGCAGTGAGTCTCCTGGGACGTCCCGGACGGAACACAGTGACCTGCTGGAGGAGGACGAGGACGAGAGGTCCGACATCAAGGTAAAAACC GACCCCACTAACGGCTACTACAACGTGCATGCTCACGAGGACCGGGTGATCCGCAGTGGTTTCTCAGATTACGTGCCCAACCCCCGTCCTGTCTACACACCATCCCAGCTGCCCTCCCCCAGCCCGCTGTACGGCCAGCACACAGTGGTGGCAGCCACACAGCCCCGCATCTACGACTTCTCCCACCGCTACGCCACCACCACAGGGGCCCGCTCCACCTACGAGCAGCAGCAGGCAGCGGCAGCCCAGCCCGGAGCCATCTACCCCACCGACCCCGTCTACAGCGGCTCTGCCTACCTGCCCACCGCCGCCACATACGGCCGAGCCTTCACCAGCTACGTCAAGCCCGCCTCCTACGAGAAGGTGGACGCCTACGATCAATCGGACCAGGCTAGCAAGGTGTCTAGCTCCTCTCGTTTCTCCTATGCATCATCGCAGGTCTCCTCCCAGCAGTCCGACTACGGACGGCCGTCACAACGCATGCAGACTCACGTCTGA
- the LOC124006255 gene encoding kin of IRRE-like protein 1 isoform X6 — MLPLYLVICLMGTATRAAYFSQQPQDQVVVSGQSVTLPCVIVGYRGMVQWTKDGLALGGERDLPGWTRYSLMGDPLSGEHSLMIDSAELADDAVYECQATQAGLRSHRAKLTVLVPPTDPVVEGGPIIRVKAHTPYNLTCRASGAKPAAEITWYRDGEVMDTAIYSKTRMEDGKRELAVSMLPVVPEDKDSGRTYTCRVLNPAAPAGLQTSVTINVQHPPSVTLSVQPQSVMEGAKVLFICSASANPEITGYRWSKGGVPISEANGDSLEVTVDHSYFTDPVSCEVSNSVGSTNVSTLVDVQFGPRLLSEPKPMNVDIGMDAAFTCTWTGNPPLTLAWTKQGSSVVLSNGNTLQLKAVTQEDAGTYTCKAIVPRIGVAERDVTLTVNGPPIITADATQHAVKHSKGKLECLVGNSPSPDKIVWTFGDMTLSSGSSGRFSVQTVTSDHGVLSSLVLSETLAQDFLLRYNCTAWNRFGTGTALVTLKEQEALPMLIIIGAAVGGGCVLLICVVTLVSLCCRHTGKGKKCTRLSKSDIRVQIVHSDHNATRGNDDEEDVKEPMGLLFPPQAPNSSESPGTSRTEHSDLLEEDEDERSDIKVKTDPTNGYYNVHAHEDRVIRSGFSDYVPNPRPVYTPSQLPSPSPLYGQHTVVAATQPRIYDFSHRYATTTGARSTYEQQQAAAAQPGAIYPTDPVYSGSAYLPTAATYGRAFTSYVKPASYEKVDAYDQSDQASKVSSSSRFSYASSQVSSQQSDYGRPSQRMQTHV; from the exons CTACCCGAGCAGCCTACTTTTCCCAGCAGCCCCAAGACCAGGTAGTGGTGTCTGGTCAATCGGTGACTCTGCCCTGTGTAATCGTGGGGTACAGGGGAATGGTGCAGTGGACCAAAGACGGCCTGGCGCTGGGTGGAGAAAGAGATCTGCCAG GATGGACACGCTACTCCTTAATGGGAGACCCGCTATCAGGCGAGCACAGCTTGATGATCGACTCGGCAGAGCTGGCGGATGACGCCGTGTACGAGTGTCAGGCTACGCAGGCCGGACTGCGCTCCCACCGAGCCAAGCTCACTGTTCTAG tTCCCCCCACAGACCCGGTGGTGGAGGGGGGTCCTATCATACGTGTGAAGGCCCACACACCCTACAACCTCACCTGCCGCGCCTCAGGGGCCAAGCCTGCCGCCGAGATCACCTGGTACAGAGACGGAGAGGTCATGGACACGGCCATATACTCCAAG ACGcggatggaggatgggaagagggAGCTGGCTGTCAGTATGCTTCCTGTGGTGCCGGAGGACAAGGACTCTGGCCGTACCTACACCTGTCGCGTCCTCAACCCCGCCGCCCCCGCCGGACTCCAGACCTCCGTCACCATCAACGTCCAGC ACCCCCCATCAGTGACCCTGTCCGTCCAGCCCCAGAGTGTCATGGAGGGAGCCAAGGTTCTGTTCATCTGCTCTGCCTCTGCCAACCCTGAGATCACAGGATACAG GTGGTCCAAGGGAGGAGTCCCCATCTCGGAGGCGAACGGGGACAGCCTGGAGGTGACGGTAGACCACTCGTACTTcacagaccctgtctcctgtgAGGTATCCAACTCAGTGGGCAGCACCAACGTCAGCACCCTGGTGGATGTACAAT TTGGTCCCAGGCTGCTGTCGGAGCCCAAGCCCATGAACGTGGACATTGGGATGGACGCTGCCTTCACCTGCACCTGGACAGGCAACCCTCCCCTTACCCTGGCCTGGACCAAACAGGGCTCAAGCGTG gTGCTCAGTAATGGCAACACCCTGCAGCTGAAGGCTGTCACCCAGGAGGATGCTGGGACGTATACCTGCAAGGCCATCGTCCCCCGCATCGGGGTGGCTGAGAGGGACGTCACGCTCACTGTCAACG gcccACCTATCATTACAGCAGACGCCACACAGCACGCTGTCAAGCACTCCAAGGGCAAGCTAGAGTGCCTGGTGGGAAACAGCCCCTCGCCTGACAAGATT GTGTGGACATTTGGAGACATGACCCTCTCCTCAGGTTCCTCCGGTCGTTTCTCTGTCCAGACGGTGACCAGTGACCACGGGGTCCTGTCCTCCCTGGTCCTGTCTGAGACCCTGGCCCAGGACTTCCTACTCCGCTACAACTGCACCGCATGGAACCGCTTCGGCACAGGCACCGCGCTGGTCACCCTCAAGGAGCAAG agGCCCTGCCCATGCTGATCATCATTGGGGCGGCGGTGGGCGGAGGGTGTGTCCTGCTCATCTGTGTCGTCACCCtggtctctctctgctgcaggcACACCGGGAAAG GTAAAAAGTGCACACGCCTCTCAAAGAGTGACATCAGAGTTCAGATTGTGCACAGTGACCACAATGCTACCCGTGGCAACGATGATGAGGAGGATGTCAAGGAGCCCATG GGACTGTTGTTTCCCCCTCAGGCCCCCAACAGCAGTGAGTCTCCTGGGACGTCCCGGACGGAACACAGTGACCTGCTGGAGGAGGACGAGGACGAGAGGTCCGACATCAAGGTAAAAACC GACCCCACTAACGGCTACTACAACGTGCATGCTCACGAGGACCGGGTGATCCGCAGTGGTTTCTCAGATTACGTGCCCAACCCCCGTCCTGTCTACACACCATCCCAGCTGCCCTCCCCCAGCCCGCTGTACGGCCAGCACACAGTGGTGGCAGCCACACAGCCCCGCATCTACGACTTCTCCCACCGCTACGCCACCACCACAGGGGCCCGCTCCACCTACGAGCAGCAGCAGGCAGCGGCAGCCCAGCCCGGAGCCATCTACCCCACCGACCCCGTCTACAGCGGCTCTGCCTACCTGCCCACCGCCGCCACATACGGCCGAGCCTTCACCAGCTACGTCAAGCCCGCCTCCTACGAGAAGGTGGACGCCTACGATCAATCGGACCAGGCTAGCAAGGTGTCTAGCTCCTCTCGTTTCTCCTATGCATCATCGCAGGTCTCCTCCCAGCAGTCCGACTACGGACGGCCGTCACAACGCATGCAGACTCACGTCTGA